The proteins below come from a single Alnus glutinosa chromosome 9, dhAlnGlut1.1, whole genome shotgun sequence genomic window:
- the LOC133878333 gene encoding L-type lectin-domain containing receptor kinase SIT2-like isoform X2: MAMYLRSLHLLILLYVSNIPLAFAQDENQFIYNGFKQAKLHLDGTAVIHSNGLLQLTNISSQQVGRAFYQFPIKFNTTSPTLTSSLSFSTNFVFAIVPKAQNPGGHGIAFTIGPSTDFTGRGLANGYLGLFNSSNNGHPENHILAIELDTVVNPEFRDININHVGIDVNDLKSVESAPATYFNDKEGKNISLELTSGNPMHLWIDYNEAEKLLNVTLAPTRIPKPNRPLLSRHKYEEIREDWEEEYGPHRFTYKSLHKATKGFKDTEIIGEGGFGKVYMGILASSNVQIAVKRVSHDSKQGMKEFVAEIVSMGRLRHRNLVQLLGYCRRRGELLLVYDYMPNGSLDKFLYSNENPNLNWFQRFRIIRGAGLLYLHEEWEQVVLHRDVKASNVLLDAELNGRLGDFGLARLHDHGTNPQTTHVVGTVGYLAPELTRTGMATTCSDVFAFGAFMLEVACGRKPTDVQAQGVILVDWVSECWRRDAILDASDPRLEGNNVVEEMELVLKIGLFCSHAIPTARPTMRQVMQLLDGDVDLPELPRDNAFGAFASSESSDFMPFPFTLASTPSMGSTDSILKSGR; the protein is encoded by the exons ATGGCTATGTATCTTAGATCACTTCATCTTCTGATACTTCTCTATGTTTCCAATATTCCGTTGGCCTTCGCTCAAGACGAAAACCAATTTATCTACAATGGCTTCAAGCAAGCCAAGCTGCATCTTGATGGAACCGCAGTAATCCACAGCAATGGTTTATTGCAGCTAACCAACATTTCATCCCAACAAGTTGGCCGTGCTTTTTACCAATTTCCTATAAAATTCAACACAACTTCACCCACTTTAACTTcgtctctttcattttctacaaACTTTGTGTTTGCCATAGTTCCTAAAGCACAAAATCCTGGTGGTCATGGCATTGCCTTCACCATCGGTCCCTCGACAGACTTCACAGGCCGTGGTCTAGCAAATGGGTATCTAGGGCTCTTCAATTCTTCCAATAACGGCCATCCTGAAAACCATATCTTGGCCATCGAGCTTGATACTGTTGTGAACCCTGAATTTCGAGATATTAATATAAACCATGTGGGAATCGATGTGAACGACTTGAAATCAGTTGAATCAGCTCCTGCAACTTATTTCAACGATAAAGAAGGGAAGAATATAAGCTTGGAGCTCACGAGTGGAAATCCAATGCATCTTTGGATAGACTATAATGAAGCAGAGAAGTTACTGAATGTAACACTTGCCCCAACCAGAATCCCAAAACCAAACAGGCCTCTCTTGTCAAGACAC AAATATGAAGAAATACGTGAAGATTGGGAAGAAGAGTATGGTCCCCACAGGTTCACCTATAAGAGTCTCCACAAAGCAACCAAAGGTTTCAAAGACACGGAAATTATTGGAGAAGGAGGTTTCGGAAAGGTTTATATGGGGATACTTGCTTCGTCTAATGTTCAAATTGCAGTGAAAAGAGTCTCCCATGATTCCAAACAAGGGATGAAGGAATTTGTGGCTGAGATCGTTAGCATGGGAAGACTGAGGCATAGGAACTTGGTGCAGCTCTTGGGCTATTGCCGACGAAGGGGAGAACTCCTCTTGGTCTATGATTATATGCCCAACGGAAGCCTTGACAAGTTCTTATATAGCAATGAAAATCCAAACCTTAATTGGTTTCAACGATTTCGAATCATCAGAGGAGCCGGCCTTCTTTACCTCCATGAAGAGTGGGAACAGGTTGTTCTGCACCGAGATGTAAAAGCAAGCAATGTTCTATTAGATGCTGAATTAAATGGAAGGCTTGGAGATTTTGGGCTTGCTAGATTACACGACCATGGAACCAATCCTCAAACCACCCATGTGGTTGGGACTGTGGGTTATTTGGCTCCGGAGCTTACTAGAACAGGAATGGCAACCACTTGCAGTGATGTGTTTGCTTTTGGGGCTTTTATGCTCGAAGTGGCTTGTGGAAGGAAGCCGACAGATGTACAGGCCCAAGGGGTGATTTTGGTTGATTGGGTCTCTGAGTGCTGGAGAAGAGATGCTATCCTTGATGCTAGTGATCCTAGATTGGAAGGTAATAATGTGGTGGAGGAAATGGAATTGGTTTTGAAAATAGGCCTGTTTTGCTCACATGCAATACCAACAGCTAGGCCTACCATGAGGCAAGTGATGCAGCTGTTGGATGGCGATGTTGATCTGCCAGAATTACCACGTGACAATGCTTTTGGTGCATTTGCAAGTTCTGAATCATCTGATTTCATGCCATTTCCTTTTACCCTGGCTTCTACCCCTTCCATGGGTAGCACTGATTCAATTCTGAAAAGTGGTCGTTGA
- the LOC133878333 gene encoding L-type lectin-domain containing receptor kinase SIT2-like isoform X1, protein MAMYLRSLHLLILLYVSNIPLAFAQDENQFIYNGFKQAKLHLDGTAVIHSNGLLQLTNISSQQVGRAFYQFPIKFNTTSPTLTSSLSFSTNFVFAIVPKAQNPGGHGIAFTIGPSTDFTGRGLANGYLGLFNSSNNGHPENHILAIELDTVVNPEFRDININHVGIDVNDLKSVESAPATYFNDKEGKNISLELTSGNPMHLWIDYNEAEKLLNVTLAPTRIPKPNRPLLSRHVDLSQYLLESMYVGFSSTTGTLASYHYILGWSFNKSGPSQSLEISRLPPLPRQGKRAKPGPVIITSLIAVALVLINTIGVAYILRRKKYEEIREDWEEEYGPHRFTYKSLHKATKGFKDTEIIGEGGFGKVYMGILASSNVQIAVKRVSHDSKQGMKEFVAEIVSMGRLRHRNLVQLLGYCRRRGELLLVYDYMPNGSLDKFLYSNENPNLNWFQRFRIIRGAGLLYLHEEWEQVVLHRDVKASNVLLDAELNGRLGDFGLARLHDHGTNPQTTHVVGTVGYLAPELTRTGMATTCSDVFAFGAFMLEVACGRKPTDVQAQGVILVDWVSECWRRDAILDASDPRLEGNNVVEEMELVLKIGLFCSHAIPTARPTMRQVMQLLDGDVDLPELPRDNAFGAFASSESSDFMPFPFTLASTPSMGSTDSILKSGR, encoded by the coding sequence ATGGCTATGTATCTTAGATCACTTCATCTTCTGATACTTCTCTATGTTTCCAATATTCCGTTGGCCTTCGCTCAAGACGAAAACCAATTTATCTACAATGGCTTCAAGCAAGCCAAGCTGCATCTTGATGGAACCGCAGTAATCCACAGCAATGGTTTATTGCAGCTAACCAACATTTCATCCCAACAAGTTGGCCGTGCTTTTTACCAATTTCCTATAAAATTCAACACAACTTCACCCACTTTAACTTcgtctctttcattttctacaaACTTTGTGTTTGCCATAGTTCCTAAAGCACAAAATCCTGGTGGTCATGGCATTGCCTTCACCATCGGTCCCTCGACAGACTTCACAGGCCGTGGTCTAGCAAATGGGTATCTAGGGCTCTTCAATTCTTCCAATAACGGCCATCCTGAAAACCATATCTTGGCCATCGAGCTTGATACTGTTGTGAACCCTGAATTTCGAGATATTAATATAAACCATGTGGGAATCGATGTGAACGACTTGAAATCAGTTGAATCAGCTCCTGCAACTTATTTCAACGATAAAGAAGGGAAGAATATAAGCTTGGAGCTCACGAGTGGAAATCCAATGCATCTTTGGATAGACTATAATGAAGCAGAGAAGTTACTGAATGTAACACTTGCCCCAACCAGAATCCCAAAACCAAACAGGCCTCTCTTGTCAAGACACGTCGATCTGTCTCAATATCTCTTGGAATCCATGTATGTCGGTTTCTCTTCAACCACAGGTACACTTGCAAGTTACCACTACATTCTTGGATGGAGCTTTAATAAAAGTGGACCATCACAAAGCCTTGAAATTTCTAGACTTCCTCCACTTCCTCGACAGGGGAAAAGAGCCAAACCAGGCCCAGTGATAATAACTTCTCTAATAGCAGTGGCTCTTGTGCTGATAAACACCATTGGAGTTGCTTACATTTTGAGGAGGAAGAAATATGAAGAAATACGTGAAGATTGGGAAGAAGAGTATGGTCCCCACAGGTTCACCTATAAGAGTCTCCACAAAGCAACCAAAGGTTTCAAAGACACGGAAATTATTGGAGAAGGAGGTTTCGGAAAGGTTTATATGGGGATACTTGCTTCGTCTAATGTTCAAATTGCAGTGAAAAGAGTCTCCCATGATTCCAAACAAGGGATGAAGGAATTTGTGGCTGAGATCGTTAGCATGGGAAGACTGAGGCATAGGAACTTGGTGCAGCTCTTGGGCTATTGCCGACGAAGGGGAGAACTCCTCTTGGTCTATGATTATATGCCCAACGGAAGCCTTGACAAGTTCTTATATAGCAATGAAAATCCAAACCTTAATTGGTTTCAACGATTTCGAATCATCAGAGGAGCCGGCCTTCTTTACCTCCATGAAGAGTGGGAACAGGTTGTTCTGCACCGAGATGTAAAAGCAAGCAATGTTCTATTAGATGCTGAATTAAATGGAAGGCTTGGAGATTTTGGGCTTGCTAGATTACACGACCATGGAACCAATCCTCAAACCACCCATGTGGTTGGGACTGTGGGTTATTTGGCTCCGGAGCTTACTAGAACAGGAATGGCAACCACTTGCAGTGATGTGTTTGCTTTTGGGGCTTTTATGCTCGAAGTGGCTTGTGGAAGGAAGCCGACAGATGTACAGGCCCAAGGGGTGATTTTGGTTGATTGGGTCTCTGAGTGCTGGAGAAGAGATGCTATCCTTGATGCTAGTGATCCTAGATTGGAAGGTAATAATGTGGTGGAGGAAATGGAATTGGTTTTGAAAATAGGCCTGTTTTGCTCACATGCAATACCAACAGCTAGGCCTACCATGAGGCAAGTGATGCAGCTGTTGGATGGCGATGTTGATCTGCCAGAATTACCACGTGACAATGCTTTTGGTGCATTTGCAAGTTCTGAATCATCTGATTTCATGCCATTTCCTTTTACCCTGGCTTCTACCCCTTCCATGGGTAGCACTGATTCAATTCTGAAAAGTGGTCGTTGA